From a single Streptomyces liliifuscus genomic region:
- a CDS encoding pirin family protein: MSNLDREAVPALCGGRGFVVAEPVRELLSPRRVKLGESSEVRRLLPNLGRRMVGAWCFVDHYGPDDIAEEPGMQVPPHPHMGLQTVSWLHEGEVLHRDSTGSLQTIRPRELGLMTSGRAISHSEESPKSHARFLHGAQLWVALPDSDRHTDPLFEHHADLPVVTAPGIEATLILGSVDGAASPGTTYTPIVGADLALAQGADVRLPLEPDFEYAVLSMSGEAHVDGVPLLPGSMLYLGCGRSELPLRAESDAGLMLLGGEPFEEELIMWWNFIGRSQEEINQAREDWMTGSRFGEVVGYGGAALPAPELPPVPLKPRGRVR, encoded by the coding sequence ATGAGCAATCTTGATCGCGAGGCAGTTCCCGCTCTGTGCGGCGGCCGGGGTTTCGTGGTGGCGGAGCCCGTGCGTGAACTCCTCAGTCCCCGCCGGGTCAAGCTAGGCGAGTCCAGCGAAGTCCGCCGTCTGCTGCCCAACCTGGGCCGGCGCATGGTGGGCGCCTGGTGCTTCGTCGATCACTACGGCCCCGACGACATCGCCGAAGAGCCCGGTATGCAGGTTCCGCCGCATCCGCACATGGGCCTGCAGACGGTCAGCTGGCTCCACGAGGGCGAGGTCCTGCACCGCGACTCCACCGGCAGCCTCCAGACGATCCGGCCGCGCGAGCTGGGTCTGATGACGTCCGGCCGGGCGATCAGCCACTCGGAGGAGAGCCCCAAGTCGCACGCCCGCTTCCTCCATGGCGCGCAACTGTGGGTCGCGCTCCCCGACAGCGACCGCCACACCGACCCGCTGTTCGAGCACCACGCCGACCTGCCCGTCGTCACCGCACCCGGCATCGAGGCCACGCTCATCCTCGGCAGCGTCGACGGGGCGGCCTCGCCCGGGACGACGTACACCCCGATCGTCGGCGCCGACCTGGCCCTGGCTCAGGGCGCGGACGTACGCCTCCCGTTGGAGCCGGACTTCGAGTACGCGGTGCTGTCCATGTCCGGCGAGGCCCACGTCGACGGCGTACCGCTGCTGCCCGGTTCCATGCTCTACCTCGGCTGCGGCCGTTCCGAACTCCCCCTGCGCGCCGAGTCGGACGCGGGGCTCATGCTCCTCGGGGGTGAGCCGTTCGAGGAGGAGCTGATCATGTGGTGGAACTTCATCGGCCGCTCCCAGGAGGAGATCAACCAGGCCCGTGAGGACTGGATGACGGGCTCGCGCTTCGGCGAGGTGGTGGGGTACGGCGGCGCCGCGCTGCCCGCTCCCGAACTGCCGCCCGTGCCGCTGAAGCCGCGTGGAAGGGTGCGCTGA
- a CDS encoding MarR family winged helix-turn-helix transcriptional regulator, which produces MSTNPEGATPGFLVWRLSMKWRVAVDRAVAPLGLTHAQYSLVASLYGMHRTGLRPSQRQLADHTGLEPLYVSKLARALEAAGLVERARDPADPRAVQLTLTDQGREVTRRAIGIVHGLLEQLLTPLGGLDGPRTKAFSRELATLLDVPLDPLDPPTKNETEQP; this is translated from the coding sequence GTGAGTACGAACCCCGAGGGCGCGACGCCCGGCTTCCTGGTGTGGCGCCTGTCGATGAAATGGCGGGTCGCCGTGGACCGGGCGGTGGCGCCGCTCGGCCTGACCCACGCGCAGTACTCGCTGGTGGCGTCGCTGTACGGGATGCACCGGACCGGACTGCGCCCCAGCCAGCGGCAACTCGCCGACCACACAGGGCTCGAACCGCTGTACGTGTCGAAGCTCGCCCGCGCCCTGGAGGCCGCCGGACTCGTCGAGCGCGCGCGGGACCCCGCCGATCCCCGCGCGGTGCAGCTGACGCTCACCGATCAGGGCCGCGAGGTCACCCGCCGCGCGATCGGGATCGTGCACGGGCTGCTGGAACAACTGCTGACACCGCTCGGAGGCCTGGACGGCCCACGCACGAAGGCCTTCAGCCGCGAGCTGGCGACCCTGCTGGACGTACCCCTGGATCCGCTTGATCCGCCGACCAAGAACGAGACGGAGCAGCCATGA
- a CDS encoding MarR family winged helix-turn-helix transcriptional regulator translates to MTTAAPTTSTNPTTNGRVIALAHYAGRAVLERVLARTGNTFNQSVTLRVVAVADTPIKRDKVTADVIGSLKIEESAVQTTIDELVAAKLIEEVPSEGSGLRLTPVGRELFERVTAETAEISARIYADIPAEDLATAGRVLTLVTERANAELARM, encoded by the coding sequence ATGACCACCGCCGCACCCACCACATCCACGAATCCCACCACCAACGGCCGAGTCATCGCCCTGGCCCACTACGCGGGACGCGCCGTCCTGGAGCGCGTTCTGGCGCGTACGGGCAACACGTTCAACCAGTCGGTGACCCTCAGGGTCGTCGCGGTCGCGGACACCCCGATCAAGCGCGACAAGGTGACGGCCGACGTGATCGGCTCGCTGAAGATCGAGGAGTCGGCGGTGCAGACCACCATCGACGAACTGGTGGCGGCGAAGCTGATCGAGGAAGTCCCGTCGGAAGGTTCCGGACTGCGGCTCACGCCCGTCGGCCGGGAGCTGTTCGAGCGGGTCACCGCCGAGACCGCCGAGATCTCCGCCCGGATCTACGCGGACATTCCCGCCGAGGACCTGGCGACGGCAGGCCGTGTACTGACACTCGTCACCGAGCGTGCGAACGCCGAACTGGCCCGGATGTAG
- a CDS encoding tetratricopeptide repeat protein, producing the protein MDTTYYDHGTSAERWERARMFFDAKEYAASARILDALVEEVPEQVGPRLLLARAYYHSAQLGRAETQLRLLIERDPVEHYARLMLGRTLQRQGRTDEAEPHIRLASALAGEFESL; encoded by the coding sequence GTGGACACGACGTACTACGACCACGGGACGTCCGCGGAGCGCTGGGAGCGCGCCCGGATGTTCTTCGACGCCAAGGAATACGCCGCCTCGGCGCGCATCCTCGATGCCCTGGTCGAGGAGGTGCCGGAGCAGGTGGGCCCGCGACTGCTGCTGGCCCGCGCGTACTACCACTCGGCCCAACTGGGCCGCGCGGAAACCCAGTTGCGACTGCTCATCGAGCGCGACCCCGTGGAGCACTACGCCCGCCTGATGCTGGGCCGCACCCTCCAACGCCAGGGCCGAACCGACGAGGCCGAACCCCACATCCGCCTCGCCTCGGCCCTCGCGGGCGAGTTCGAGTCCTTGTGA
- a CDS encoding PepSY-associated TM helix domain-containing protein, with protein MTTAPTTETDESPQAVAPSSKRGLWSPLRPLVLRLHFYAGVLVAPFLLVAATTGFLYAASFQAERILYAHEMTVPVGDEKLPISEQVTAARKAHPEGTVSAVRPSPKDDETTRVMLSGVPGIGETHTLAVFVDPYTAKVRGSLEQYGSTGALPLRTWIDEFHANLQLGQNGRLYSELAASWLWVIAGGGLVLWFSRRRTQRKIRGTTGRRRTLGLHGTVGVWAALGFFFLAATGLTWSTYAGAHIDELRTSLHQSTPAVSAAAGGEHSGHGSASAETDVEHGVGLDKVLASARAEGLGDPVEIVPPADAESGYVVRQVQRSWPTKQDAVAVDPSNGEVTDTVRFADYPVLAKLTRWGIDAHTGVLFGIGNQLVLMALALSLILLILWGYRMWWQRGRTSAFGRPIPRGAWQQVPAYVLVPLMAAIAVLGYFVPLLGIPLAAFIAVDVVLGEIAHRRGKRTYATAK; from the coding sequence ATGACCACCGCTCCCACGACCGAGACGGACGAGTCCCCGCAAGCCGTCGCCCCCTCCTCGAAACGCGGCCTCTGGTCGCCGCTGCGCCCCCTGGTCCTGCGGCTGCACTTCTACGCCGGAGTGCTCGTCGCCCCGTTCCTGCTGGTCGCGGCCACGACCGGATTCCTGTACGCGGCGTCCTTCCAGGCCGAGAGGATCCTGTACGCGCACGAGATGACCGTCCCCGTCGGCGACGAGAAGCTGCCGATATCCGAGCAGGTCACCGCCGCCCGCAAGGCGCACCCGGAGGGCACGGTCTCCGCCGTACGCCCCTCGCCGAAGGACGACGAGACCACCAGGGTGATGCTGTCGGGCGTCCCCGGCATCGGTGAAACCCACACCCTCGCGGTGTTCGTCGACCCGTACACCGCCAAGGTGCGCGGCTCGCTCGAACAGTACGGATCAACCGGCGCCCTGCCGCTGCGCACCTGGATCGACGAGTTCCACGCCAACCTGCAACTCGGCCAGAACGGCCGGCTCTACAGCGAACTCGCCGCCAGCTGGCTGTGGGTGATAGCGGGCGGCGGTCTGGTGCTCTGGTTCAGCCGCCGCCGTACGCAGCGCAAGATACGCGGGACCACCGGCCGTCGGCGCACGCTGGGTCTGCACGGCACGGTCGGCGTCTGGGCCGCCCTCGGGTTCTTCTTCCTGGCGGCGACGGGACTGACCTGGTCGACGTACGCCGGCGCGCACATCGACGAACTGCGCACCTCGCTCCACCAGTCCACCCCTGCGGTGTCGGCGGCCGCCGGCGGCGAGCACTCCGGCCACGGCTCCGCCTCGGCTGAGACGGACGTCGAGCACGGGGTCGGCCTCGACAAGGTGCTGGCGTCCGCGCGGGCGGAGGGCCTGGGCGACCCGGTGGAGATCGTCCCGCCGGCCGACGCCGAGTCCGGGTACGTCGTTCGGCAGGTCCAGCGCAGCTGGCCCACCAAGCAGGACGCGGTCGCCGTCGACCCGTCGAACGGCGAGGTCACCGACACGGTCCGCTTCGCCGACTACCCGGTCCTCGCGAAGCTCACCCGCTGGGGCATCGACGCGCACACCGGAGTCCTGTTCGGCATAGGCAACCAGCTCGTACTCATGGCCTTGGCCCTCAGCCTGATCCTCCTCATCCTCTGGGGCTACAGAATGTGGTGGCAACGAGGCCGAACCTCCGCCTTCGGCCGCCCCATCCCCCGAGGCGCCTGGCAACAGGTCCCCGCCTACGTCCTCGTCCCCCTGATGGCCGCAATAGCAGTCCTCGGCTACTTCGTCCCCCTCCTCGGCATCCCCCTGGCCGCCTTCATCGCCGTGGACGTAGTACTGGGCGAAATCGCACACCGCCGCGGAAAGCGCACGTACGCGACGGCCAAGTAG
- a CDS encoding sigma-70 family RNA polymerase sigma factor gives MASALLQAHDDERITRWALAAGAGDPDAVERFVRATHRDVWRFVAHLSGDVHGADDLTQETFLRALTALPGFSARSSARSWLLAIARRTVADRFRTAATRPRMSDTGDWQTAAERAQPRGLPGFDEGVALLDLLETLDAPRREAFVLTQLAGLPYADAASAVGCPVGTVRSRVARARESVTALLEAAG, from the coding sequence ATGGCTTCTGCCCTGCTTCAGGCACACGACGACGAACGGATCACCCGCTGGGCCCTGGCCGCCGGGGCCGGCGACCCCGACGCGGTCGAGCGGTTCGTGCGGGCCACCCACCGGGACGTATGGCGTTTCGTGGCCCACCTCAGCGGCGATGTGCACGGCGCCGACGACCTCACCCAGGAAACGTTCCTCCGTGCCCTGACCGCGCTGCCGGGGTTCTCCGCCCGTTCCAGCGCCCGCAGTTGGCTGCTGGCGATCGCCCGCCGCACGGTGGCCGACCGCTTCCGCACGGCTGCGACCCGGCCGCGGATGTCCGACACCGGCGACTGGCAGACGGCCGCCGAGCGCGCACAGCCGCGCGGGCTGCCGGGCTTCGACGAGGGCGTGGCCCTTCTCGACCTCCTGGAGACCCTGGACGCCCCACGGCGCGAGGCGTTCGTACTCACCCAGCTGGCGGGCCTGCCGTACGCGGACGCCGCGTCGGCGGTGGGCTGCCCGGTCGGGACCGTACGGTCCCGGGTCGCGCGCGCCCGGGAGAGCGTGACGGCTTTGTTGGAGGCCGCGGGATAG
- a CDS encoding peptide deformylase encodes MASTSDYVPSSVSDQVEELLSRTGPLPIVAAGDPVLRRAAEPFDGQLDPALLARFVAALRETMHAAPGVGLAAPQVGVPLRLAVVEDPAPVPDEIREARGRVPLPYRVLVNPAYEPVGPARAAFFEGCLSVPGWQAVVARPAEVRLLAQDENGRPLDEVFTGWPARIVQHETDHLNGTLYLDRAELRSLSSNQAMLERWSHPTPSQAATDLGFDLPEES; translated from the coding sequence ATGGCTTCCACCAGTGATTACGTGCCCTCGTCCGTCAGCGACCAGGTGGAGGAACTGCTCTCCCGTACGGGCCCGTTGCCGATCGTCGCCGCCGGTGACCCGGTGCTGCGCCGCGCGGCCGAGCCCTTCGACGGCCAGCTGGACCCGGCGCTCCTCGCCCGCTTCGTCGCGGCCCTGCGCGAGACGATGCACGCGGCACCGGGCGTCGGGCTGGCCGCGCCCCAGGTCGGCGTACCGCTGCGCCTCGCGGTCGTCGAGGACCCGGCACCGGTGCCGGACGAGATCCGCGAGGCACGCGGCCGGGTGCCCCTGCCCTACCGCGTCCTGGTCAACCCGGCGTACGAGCCGGTGGGTCCCGCCCGCGCCGCGTTCTTCGAGGGCTGCCTGAGCGTGCCGGGCTGGCAGGCGGTGGTGGCCCGGCCCGCCGAGGTGCGGCTCCTGGCCCAGGACGAGAACGGCCGCCCGCTGGACGAGGTCTTCACGGGCTGGCCCGCCCGCATCGTCCAGCACGAAACGGACCACCTGAACGGCACCCTCTACCTGGACCGCGCAGAACTGCGCTCGCTCTCCTCCAACCAGGCGATGCTGGAACGGTGGTCCCACCCGACACCGAGCCAGGCGGCCACGGACCTAGGCTTCGACCTGCCAGAGGAGAGCTGA
- a CDS encoding dihydrolipoyl dehydrogenase family protein, producing MTESESIAYDVVVLGAGPVGENVADRARAAGLSTAIVESELIGGECSYWACMPSKALLRSVLARADARRVPGLGQAVQGPLDVGAVLAHRDDFTSHWKDDGQVQWLDGIGADIYRGHGRLAGPRKVTVDGPDGERHVLTARHAVAVSTGTRAVLPDLPGLAEVKPWTSREATSAHAVPGRLVVVGGGVVGVEMATAWQAFGSQVTVLVRGKGLLPRMEPFAGELVAEALTEAGADVRTGTSVEAVTRDGKTVVVTTSAGDRIEADEILFATGRAPRTDDLGLETIGLEPGSWLSVDDSCRVTGSDWLYGVGDVNHRALLTHQGKYQARIAGAAIAARAAGVPLLETDPWGAHAATADHASVPQVVFTDPEAAAVGLSLAEAEQAGHRVRAVDVDLSSVAGAGLYGDGYRGRARMIVDLDTETLRGVTFVGPGVGEMLHSATIAVVGEVPVSRLWHAVPAYPTVSEVWLRLLEAYRDA from the coding sequence ATGACGGAATCGGAATCCATCGCGTACGACGTCGTGGTGCTCGGGGCCGGGCCCGTGGGGGAGAACGTCGCCGACCGCGCCCGCGCGGCAGGCCTCTCCACCGCGATCGTGGAGAGCGAGCTGATCGGCGGCGAGTGCTCCTACTGGGCGTGCATGCCCAGCAAGGCCCTGCTGCGCTCGGTCCTCGCCCGTGCGGACGCACGCCGCGTGCCGGGCCTCGGCCAGGCCGTGCAGGGCCCCCTCGACGTCGGCGCGGTCCTCGCCCATCGTGACGACTTCACCTCGCACTGGAAGGACGACGGCCAGGTCCAGTGGCTCGACGGCATCGGCGCCGACATCTACCGAGGACACGGACGGCTCGCCGGACCACGCAAGGTCACGGTCGACGGCCCCGACGGGGAACGGCACGTCCTGACCGCCCGGCACGCCGTGGCCGTCAGCACCGGCACCCGTGCCGTCCTGCCCGACCTGCCAGGACTCGCCGAGGTCAAGCCCTGGACCAGCCGCGAGGCCACCAGCGCGCACGCCGTGCCGGGCCGCCTCGTGGTCGTCGGCGGCGGGGTCGTCGGCGTGGAGATGGCCACCGCCTGGCAGGCCTTCGGCTCCCAGGTCACGGTCCTCGTCCGCGGCAAGGGACTGTTGCCCCGTATGGAGCCCTTCGCCGGGGAACTCGTCGCCGAGGCGCTGACCGAGGCGGGCGCGGACGTGCGTACGGGCACGTCCGTCGAGGCGGTGACCCGCGACGGCAAGACGGTCGTGGTCACCACCTCCGCGGGGGACCGCATCGAGGCCGACGAGATCCTCTTCGCCACCGGCCGCGCCCCGCGCACCGACGACCTCGGGCTCGAGACGATCGGCCTGGAACCCGGTTCCTGGCTGTCGGTCGACGACAGCTGCCGGGTGACGGGCAGCGACTGGCTCTACGGCGTCGGTGACGTCAACCATCGCGCCCTTCTCACCCACCAGGGCAAGTACCAGGCCCGTATCGCGGGCGCCGCGATCGCGGCGCGGGCGGCCGGTGTCCCGCTCCTGGAGACCGACCCCTGGGGTGCCCACGCGGCGACGGCCGACCACGCGTCCGTTCCCCAGGTCGTCTTCACCGACCCGGAGGCCGCCGCCGTCGGCCTCTCCCTCGCCGAGGCCGAACAGGCCGGTCACCGCGTCCGCGCGGTCGACGTCGACCTCTCCTCGGTCGCCGGCGCCGGCCTCTACGGCGACGGCTACCGCGGGCGTGCCCGCATGATCGTGGACCTCGACACCGAGACGCTCCGCGGGGTCACGTTCGTCGGACCCGGGGTCGGTGAAATGCTCCACTCCGCCACGATCGCGGTGGTCGGCGAGGTTCCGGTGAGCCGGCTGTGGCACGCGGTGCCGGCGTATCCGACGGTGAGTGAGGTTTGGCTGCGGTTGCTCGAGGCGTATCGGGACGCGTGA
- the trxA gene encoding thioredoxin produces the protein MSSTVELTKDNFDQLVTDNEFVLIDFWASWCGPCRQFAPVYEKAAEANPDLVFGKVDTEAQPELAAAFNIQSIPTLMIVRDQVAVFAQPGALPEAALEDVIGQARKLDMDEVRKSIAEQGQQAQ, from the coding sequence ATGAGCAGCACCGTGGAGCTCACCAAGGACAACTTCGACCAGCTGGTCACGGACAACGAATTCGTCCTGATCGACTTCTGGGCGTCCTGGTGCGGCCCGTGCCGCCAGTTCGCCCCGGTCTACGAGAAGGCCGCGGAGGCCAACCCCGACCTGGTCTTCGGCAAGGTGGACACCGAGGCGCAGCCTGAGCTGGCCGCGGCCTTCAACATCCAGTCGATTCCGACGCTGATGATCGTCCGTGACCAGGTTGCCGTCTTCGCCCAGCCCGGGGCGCTGCCCGAGGCCGCCCTCGAGGACGTCATCGGACAGGCCCGGAAGCTGGACATGGACGAGGTCCGCAAGTCCATCGCGGAGCAGGGCCAGCAGGCCCAGTGA
- a CDS encoding benzaldehyde dehydrogenase, whose translation MPLLDPENWQSHNLAGGEYAVTEPATGDPLGTVTLASAEDVTAAAGAARAAQAEWARAPHFVRAAVLRKAGDLFAAHADELRDWIVRESGSIPGKADFELHVAAQECYEAAALASRPAGHVLPSEAARLSYTRRIPVGVVGVISPFNAPLILSIRSVAPALALGNGVLLKPDPRTAVCGGLALAAVFAEAGLPEGLLHVLPGGPEAGQALVADPQVPVISFTGSTAAGRAVGEAAGRHLKRVHLELGGNSALIVLEDADIDAVISTAAWGSFFHQGQICMTTGRHLVHASLYEEYIERLAAKADSLAVGDPHREQVHLGPIIDDAQLAKIHGLVESSTARGAKLAAGGTHDRLFYRPTVLAGVDDSTPAYAEEVFGPVAPVRSFSTVDEAAALASDGPYGLSLGIVTRDTARGLDLAERVPTGIVHINDQTVNDEAVAPFGGIAASGTGARFGGEANLEAFTDLRWTTVRGDVAGYPF comes from the coding sequence ATGCCGCTGCTCGACCCGGAGAACTGGCAGTCCCACAACCTGGCGGGCGGTGAGTACGCCGTCACGGAGCCCGCGACCGGCGACCCGCTCGGCACCGTCACGCTCGCCTCTGCCGAGGACGTCACGGCAGCCGCAGGGGCGGCCCGTGCGGCCCAGGCCGAATGGGCCCGCGCCCCGCACTTCGTCCGCGCCGCCGTCCTGCGCAAGGCCGGCGACCTGTTCGCCGCGCACGCCGACGAACTGCGCGACTGGATCGTGCGCGAGTCCGGCTCCATACCCGGCAAGGCCGACTTCGAACTGCACGTCGCGGCCCAGGAGTGCTACGAGGCGGCCGCGCTCGCGTCACGTCCGGCGGGGCACGTCCTGCCCTCGGAGGCCGCCCGGCTGTCGTACACGCGTCGGATCCCGGTCGGTGTCGTGGGAGTGATCTCGCCCTTCAACGCCCCGCTGATCCTGTCGATCCGTTCGGTGGCCCCGGCGCTCGCGCTCGGCAACGGCGTCCTACTGAAGCCGGACCCGCGCACCGCGGTCTGCGGCGGCCTCGCGCTCGCCGCGGTCTTCGCGGAAGCGGGCCTGCCCGAGGGGCTGTTGCACGTGCTGCCCGGAGGTCCGGAAGCCGGACAGGCGCTGGTCGCCGACCCGCAGGTGCCGGTGATCTCCTTCACGGGCTCAACGGCCGCCGGGCGAGCGGTGGGTGAGGCCGCGGGGCGCCATCTCAAGCGCGTACACCTCGAGTTGGGCGGCAACTCCGCGCTGATCGTGCTGGAGGACGCCGACATCGACGCGGTGATCTCCACGGCGGCCTGGGGCTCGTTCTTCCACCAGGGCCAGATCTGCATGACCACGGGCCGCCATCTGGTGCACGCCTCGCTCTACGAGGAGTACATCGAGCGGCTCGCCGCCAAGGCCGACTCGCTGGCCGTCGGCGACCCGCACCGGGAGCAGGTCCACCTCGGGCCGATCATCGACGACGCCCAGCTCGCCAAGATCCACGGCCTGGTGGAGTCCAGCACCGCACGCGGCGCCAAGCTGGCGGCGGGCGGCACCCATGACCGGCTGTTCTACCGTCCGACGGTTCTCGCAGGAGTCGACGACTCGACCCCCGCGTATGCCGAGGAGGTCTTCGGCCCGGTCGCGCCGGTGCGCTCGTTCAGCACCGTCGACGAGGCCGCAGCGCTCGCCTCCGACGGGCCGTACGGCCTCTCACTGGGCATCGTGACCCGGGACACCGCGCGCGGCCTCGACCTCGCCGAGCGCGTCCCCACCGGGATCGTCCACATCAACGACCAGACCGTCAACGACGAGGCCGTGGCACCCTTCGGCGGCATCGCCGCCTCCGGCACCGGCGCCAGGTTCGGCGGCGAGGCCAACCTGGAGGCCTTCACCGACCTGCGCTGGACGACGGTGCGAGGGGACGTGGCGGGCTACCCCTTCTAG
- a CDS encoding 4-hydroxybenzoate 3-monooxygenase, producing the protein MRTTVGIIGGGPAGLLLARLLHRTGVDCVVLESRTRAYVEQRQRAGMLEQGTVDALRECGAADRLEVEGLVHNGIELRFDRERHRIDFPVLTGGRTVTIYAQTEIVKDLVELQLTDGPPLLFEAEALAVENAAEEPGAGAPLVRFVHDGREQTLTCDYVVGCDGFHGIARDAFPADLSRTYEHDYPYSWLGIMADVAPSCEELIYARGPGGFALHSMRSTSVSRLYLQVPNGTDADDWPDERIWDELDARFAIDGEWRLERGPITAKSVTGMRSYVHEPMRHGRLFLAGDAAHIVPPTGAKGLNLAVSDVRVLARGFAELHRTGSTQLLDSYSELCLDRVWQATRFSYDMTRMLHAQPDGDAFEDRLQLARLRRIAASRPAAAELAANYTGLPLAATVRAVGPTGVH; encoded by the coding sequence ATGCGGACCACGGTCGGCATCATCGGCGGAGGCCCGGCCGGGCTCCTGCTGGCCCGGCTGCTGCACCGGACGGGGGTCGACTGCGTCGTCCTGGAGAGCAGGACCCGCGCGTACGTCGAGCAGCGGCAGCGCGCCGGGATGCTGGAGCAGGGCACGGTGGACGCCCTGCGCGAGTGCGGCGCCGCCGACCGGCTGGAGGTCGAGGGACTGGTCCACAACGGCATCGAGCTGCGCTTCGACCGGGAGCGGCACCGCATCGACTTTCCCGTGCTCACCGGCGGCCGCACGGTCACGATCTACGCCCAGACGGAGATCGTGAAGGACCTCGTGGAACTCCAACTCACCGACGGGCCACCGCTGTTGTTCGAGGCCGAGGCCCTCGCCGTCGAGAACGCCGCCGAGGAGCCGGGCGCCGGCGCCCCTCTCGTACGCTTTGTGCACGACGGCCGCGAACAGACCCTCACCTGCGACTACGTGGTCGGCTGCGACGGCTTCCACGGCATCGCCCGCGACGCCTTCCCGGCCGACCTCAGCCGTACGTACGAGCACGACTATCCCTACTCCTGGCTCGGGATCATGGCCGATGTGGCGCCCTCCTGCGAGGAGTTGATCTACGCGCGCGGCCCGGGAGGCTTCGCGCTGCACAGCATGCGCTCGACGTCGGTGTCACGGCTGTATCTGCAGGTCCCGAACGGCACCGACGCCGACGACTGGCCCGACGAACGCATCTGGGACGAGCTGGACGCCCGCTTCGCGATCGACGGCGAATGGCGGCTGGAGCGCGGCCCGATCACCGCCAAGTCGGTCACCGGGATGCGCAGTTACGTCCATGAGCCGATGCGCCACGGACGGCTCTTCCTCGCCGGGGACGCCGCACACATCGTGCCGCCGACGGGTGCCAAGGGGCTGAACCTGGCCGTGTCCGACGTCCGGGTCCTGGCCCGCGGCTTCGCCGAGCTCCACCGCACCGGATCGACCCAACTCCTCGACTCCTACTCGGAGTTGTGCCTCGACCGGGTCTGGCAGGCGACACGTTTCTCGTACGACATGACTAGGATGTTGCACGCTCAACCAGATGGGGATGCCTTCGAGGACCGGCTGCAGCTCGCGCGACTGCGGCGGATCGCGGCATCCCGCCCCGCGGCCGCCGAACTGGCCGCGAACTACACGGGACTTCCGCTCGCGGCCACCGTTCGCGCTGTGGGTCCCACCGGTGTCCACTGA
- a CDS encoding LacI family DNA-binding transcriptional regulator, which yields MVQIPKTSAPTSPAPHSVPTSADVARLAGVSRATVSYVLNNTSAVRISEPTRRRVHQAAKELGYVPHAAARSLRAGHSRMVLMPAPDVPVGPLYSQFFNELQWALSRLDYTVVQYGSVGLQGDEAARAWAELRPVAVLVPGSGLGMEGVAVLKRSGARAVVTLGPDRVEGAHALIMDHHEVGRSAGAHLRARGYRSVGVVVPEDPGLEIFSKPRFEGVRQALGGTGASVTEVSLAYDEEAASQLAARWRSLGLDAVFAYNDEYAMLLMRALQDEGIGIPGDTAVIGADDLMLGRLLRPRLSTVHIELPSGRELAELVDRAVREPGAPPEAHEVLGATVVHRESS from the coding sequence ATGGTGCAGATACCGAAAACATCCGCCCCTACGTCGCCCGCCCCGCACTCCGTGCCGACGAGTGCCGATGTGGCCCGCCTGGCGGGGGTCTCGCGCGCGACCGTCTCCTACGTCCTGAACAACACCAGCGCCGTACGGATCAGTGAGCCCACCCGTCGCCGTGTCCACCAGGCGGCCAAGGAACTCGGTTACGTCCCGCACGCCGCGGCCCGCAGCCTGCGCGCCGGCCACAGCCGCATGGTCCTGATGCCCGCGCCGGACGTGCCCGTGGGCCCGCTCTACAGCCAGTTCTTCAACGAACTCCAGTGGGCCCTGAGCCGTCTCGACTACACCGTCGTGCAGTACGGCAGTGTCGGCCTCCAGGGCGACGAGGCGGCCCGCGCCTGGGCCGAACTGCGCCCGGTCGCCGTGCTCGTTCCCGGCAGCGGACTCGGCATGGAGGGCGTGGCCGTCCTCAAGCGCTCCGGCGCCCGGGCCGTCGTCACCCTCGGTCCCGACCGGGTCGAGGGCGCGCACGCCCTGATCATGGACCACCACGAGGTCGGCCGCAGCGCGGGCGCCCATCTGCGGGCCCGCGGCTACCGCAGCGTCGGAGTCGTGGTGCCCGAGGACCCCGGCCTGGAGATCTTCTCCAAGCCCCGCTTCGAAGGCGTACGGCAGGCACTCGGCGGCACCGGCGCCTCGGTGACCGAGGTGTCGCTCGCCTACGACGAGGAGGCCGCGTCCCAACTCGCCGCACGCTGGCGCTCATTGGGCCTGGACGCCGTATTCGCCTACAACGACGAGTACGCGATGCTGCTGATGCGTGCCCTTCAGGATGAGGGCATCGGCATCCCGGGAGACACTGCTGTCATCGGTGCCGACGACCTGATGCTCGGTCGGCTGTTGCGCCCTCGGCTGAGCACCGTCCACATCGAGCTCCCGTCCGGACGGGAGCTGGCCGAGCTGGTCGACCGCGCGGTGCGGGAGCCCGGCGCCCCGCCGGAGGCGCACGAGGTGCTGGGAGCGACGGTCGTGCACCGCGAATCGAGCTGA